The Streptomyces sp. NBC_00483 genome contains the following window.
CCGGGCAGCCGGTCTACCCGGTGATCGGTGCCTCCGTCTCCCTGGAAGAGGGCACCGGCGGCGCGAAGATCACCGAGCAGGGCGCGGGCGGCTCCGCGGCCGTCACGGCGAACGGTCCTGCGGACAAGGCGGGCCTCAAGCCCGGCGACGTCATCACGAAGCTCGACGACCAGCCCATCGACTCGGGACCGACCCTGATCGGCCAGATCTGGACGCACAAGCCGGGCGACTCCGTGAAGCTCACCTACACGCGCGACGGCAAGGAGCACACGGTCGACGTGACCCTGGGCGAGCGCAAGGGCGACAGCTGATCGGGTCCGCGACCCGACCCGCTACCCTGGTCCCGCGCCTCGACGGTTTTCAAGACCGCTGCGGCGCGGGGTGGGTTGCCCGAGCGGCCTAAGGGAACGGTCTTGAAAACCGTCGTGGCGAGAGTCACCGTGGGTTCAAATCCCACACCCACCGCGTAGTTGAGCGAGCCCCCGACCCGGGATCAGGGTCGGGGGCTCGCTCGCGTTCGGGGCTGCCGCGGTTCGGCCCGATCGGCCTCGCTACGGACCCGCCGTCAGGCGCTCCGCGGAGGCGATCGTGGAGCGGGCCTCGCGCTCCGTCAGACCGGTGCGCACCGCAGCGTCCGTCAGGGCGTCCGAGAGGGTCTCACCGACGCCGTTCTCGTACGCGCGGCAGGCCGCCCAGAAGAGGCGCGTGTTGCGCTGGCCCTCGTGGGCGCTGAGGACGAACTGGACGAGGCCCAGACCGTGTTGACCGGGGCGGCCGGTCATGGGGTGGTGCGCGCGCGGCGGGGGCGTGAGCAGGCGGAGAAGCGCCGGTGGGCAGGGTGCGGGCGGCAGATGCCCGGTGCCCGGCACCGTGCCGTAGACGCCGTGTTCGGTGCGCGAGCCGGGCCCCACGAGGTAGCCGCCGGCGCCCCGGATGTCGATGCTGGGCGCGAGGCGGCCCGCGGAATTGGGCACCACGGCGTCCGGCGGCCCGGAGAGCCACAGGTGCCGGCCGCCGCTCGGTGTGGCCACGACCACCGTGTCGGGGATCGTGAAGAGATGCCGTAAGGCCAGCTCACGCAGGGAAGCGGAGGCATCCGTACCGGATTTGGTGTCCAGATCGACGCCGATCAGGTGGTGCGGGGCCAGGCCGCACGCGATGCCGTAGCCGGTCGCCCGGGGCGCGGCCGCGAAGAGCGCGCGGATGCGGCGCGGATCGGTCGAGGCGTCGTACACGCCGTGCCCCGGAAGGCCGCATTCGCCGTGGCAGCGCGGGGCCGATGGCGGGTCGCTGCGGTGCGGCGAGGGCAGCGCGGGGAGCTTGGTCCTGGCCAGGGGGATGACGGCGAGCCCGCGTTCGGCGGCGGACAGGGCGTGCGCGAGGGCCAGGGTCGCGAGAGACGGGTGGGGTGGGCAGTGGGGCGGGTGCCGGTCCATGGTGGCCATGCCCCTATTTTCGTACGCATGTTCGAAGAAGGGAAGTGGGGCCGGTCATCCGAGGGAAGCATTTACCAAAAATGTGCTGAAACGCTTCGTCGTTTGTGGCGCTTGGGGCGAGCTGGTCCCGAGGTGGCCCACTCCGACCTGAGCTGGGGTTTTGTGGGCGTGAAGAGGGTTTATCGACATGTCCTCACGCTTGCGAGCGAATAGCGGCTTCCGGGGTGGTTCGCCGGGGATTCGGTGGGCAATTCTGATCTCGCGACGTCGTGAACATCGCCGAGGCGGTCGGCCAACTGCCTTGGTACATCCCGTACTTAACGGGTGGCCGGACCCCGTCCGAGCGCCCGGAGCGTACTTCCTGTTCCTGGAGGAATAGACATGGCTTCCATCCGTACCGCCCGCGCCATCGCCGCCGTCGCCGCTCTGCCCCTCGCGGCAGCACTCTTCTCCGGAGTGGCCATGGCCGACAACGGCTCCTTCGCGGACAGCGGATCGAACGCGGGGGTGGCGACGGTCAGCGGCAGTGGTGTCGGCGACGACAACTTCGGCAACTCGTCCACCACGCAGCAGCAGGCGGTCGGCAACGGCGCCTCCAACCAGAACAACGAGGCTCAGGTGAACGGCTCCGGCTTCACGGCGATCGACCAGTCGAACGTGAACGTGAACTTCACCGAGCTCTGGTAATCCGCCGGCTCCTGCGCGGCGGGGGTCTTCCGTGGGGTGCGTGACAGTCTGCGCGGCGGTGCTTCGGCGCCGCCGCGCAGGCGTGTGTGGCGGGCGGCGGTGGTGTGTGGCAGGCGGTGGTGTGTGGGCCAGGGCGGTGGCGTGCCGATCTCTTGACAGCCGTCGGTATCTGACGGACAGTCAGAAACCCTTGTCGGTACGAGGCCAGTCCTGGAGGGCAGCCGCCGTGCACCTCGCCCCCACCGAGCGCCAGCGCGAGCTGCGCGTTCAACTGCGTGAGAGATTCCGTACGTTGATGCCCGGCGGGCCGCCGGCGGCCGACGATCCGAGCGGTCAGCGCCGGCTGCTGCGCCGCATCGGTGACGAGGGCCTCCTGGGCCTCGGCTGGCCCGTCGAGTACGGCGGTCAGGGGCGCGGCGCGGACGAGCAGTTCGTGTTCTTCGACGAGGCGTACCGGGCAGGCGCACCGGTCTCCATGGTCACGCTCAACACGGTCGGCCCCACGCTCATGAAGTACGGGACCGAGGAGCAGAAGGCCTACTTC
Protein-coding sequences here:
- a CDS encoding bifunctional DNA primase/polymerase, encoding MATMDRHPPHCPPHPSLATLALAHALSAAERGLAVIPLARTKLPALPSPHRSDPPSAPRCHGECGLPGHGVYDASTDPRRIRALFAAAPRATGYGIACGLAPHHLIGVDLDTKSGTDASASLRELALRHLFTIPDTVVVATPSGGRHLWLSGPPDAVVPNSAGRLAPSIDIRGAGGYLVGPGSRTEHGVYGTVPGTGHLPPAPCPPALLRLLTPPPRAHHPMTGRPGQHGLGLVQFVLSAHEGQRNTRLFWAACRAYENGVGETLSDALTDAAVRTGLTEREARSTIASAERLTAGP